The Chryseobacterium oranimense genome contains the following window.
TCAGCAAAATATCTTTATTTAGAATTCCAGAATTCTTCTACAATCAGTTTAATATTCTGGAAAGTGCTTGGGAAAACTTCATCTTCAATTTGTGTCGTGTTTTTCCAGGCTACTTCAGTAATTCCTTCTTCTATCTGTGGTTTTGAAGTGTCTTCACCATTAAAGTTCATTTCAAACCAATGCGTGCATTTAAGAATTTTTTCACCGTTTCTTTCAATATAAATATGATAGGTGGTATTAATGAATTTCACGAGTTCCACATCTTTCAATCCGGTTTCTTCCTCAATCTCCCTTACAGCAGATTCTTCGCGGGATTCGCCCTTCTCCATTTTACCCTTGGGAAGATCCCATTTGCCTAATCTTTTAATGAAAAGCAGATCTCCCTCAGGATTATTGACAAGTCCACCGGCTGCTTCTATGATTCTGAAGAGCTTTTGAAACTCGTCCCAGATTTCTTCAATATTCTCACCGAAAACATTCAGCTCTTTTACCGAGGTGTTTTCCAAAAGATCCAATGCAATCTCTAAAGTTGTGAAACTTTCGTACCTAAGCTCTTTTTCAAGATTCCCAGGATGCTTAGACAGCAATAATTTTTTTTCGTTCACAAAAACTTTATACATATATTTGTAAGAATTAAGAATTTAAATACAAAAATAAAAAATGAATTTAGAAGGACGAAAAATTATTGTTAATAAATCATCTAAAGAGCTGTCTGAAATATTAAAATATCCTGAAAACTACAAAGATTTTATGCCGGACGGTCTTCAGAAATTTGAAACAAGAGATAACGGTTTTAAATTCGGACTTCAGGGAATGCCGGAAATCGCTTTGAAAATAGATGAGGTGGATGAGCAGAAAGCTGTTTTGAAGTCAGCAAGTTCAAGCCTTGATTTTTCATTAACAGCTACTTTAAACCCGGTGAGCGAAAATCAAACTGAGGTTCAGATGCTTTTTGAAGGAAAATTCAATCCTTTTATCAAAATGATGGTAGAAAAGCCGCTTCAGAACTTCATTAATACTTTAACAGACAAGATAGAAGCTTATAAATAAATCAAAAACCTTCAGAAATGGAGGTTTTTTTATGCCAATACTCCTGAGCAGTGATCTTCAGCACTGCCTGTTGCAGAAGAAAGGACATTGATCTCGTTATTCATCCTTAAAACTCCCATAAAGGCAAAGATCAGCGCTTCTTTATGTTCAAGAATATCTTTTTCCGGAATGATGATCCGGGATTCTGTTTTTTCTCTGATCTTTTCAATAAGACAGGTATTGTAGCTTCCTCCGCCGGTGCAGAGCACATTTTTTAAACTGTTTTGATTGATAATATTTGAGATCTGCTGTGCCACATGCTCCGTGAAAGTGGTAATGGCATCCTCAGCCTGAATATTTTCCAAAAGGGGAAAAATAAACTCATTGCACCATTCAATCCCTAAAGATTTGGGATGAGGCTGGCTGTAAAAATCCAGGGTGTTCAACTTCTCTAAAAGTATCTCATTAAGTGTGCCTATCCTTGCAAGATCCCCATTTTCGTCAAAATTTTTATTGAATTTCCGGGCCAGCTTATTTAAGACAATGTTCACAGGTGCGATATCAAAAGCGATTCTTCTGTTATTTTGTTTTAAAGAGATATTGGAGAAGCCTCCCAGATTCAGGCATGCATCATATTCGGAGAAAAGCAGTTCGTCCCCGATAGGAACCAAAGGAGCTCCGTTTCCACCCATAAGCACATCCTGGCTTCTGAAATCGTAGACAACAGGAAGTCCGGCTTCTATTCTTATGGCTCTGCCGTCACCGATCTGTAGAGTGAATTTCTTTTTTGGCTGGTGAAAAACAGTATGGCCGTGAGAGGCAATGAGGTCAATATTCTGAAGATGATTACGGTCGATAAATTCCCTGACCTTCTGTCCCAGATAAAAACCATATTCCGAGTGAAGCTCCAGTAATTCTTCTGAAGATAAATGAATGGAATTTCTGAGTTTTTTTTCCCATTCCTCAGAGTAGGAAATGGTCTCAGCATACAAGATCTGAAAATTCCAGCCATTGTTTTTTTCAAAAGCGGCAAAACATATATCCAGACCGTCCAGACTGGTTCCGGACATGAGTCCGATAGCCTGAACTCTCATATTACTGTGGTGTTTTTTTTTCTTCCAGTCTTTTTGTACTGAAATCTCCTGAATTATTAAAGAAAGTATATTCCGAGAAATCATCCTTTGCTGTCATACCATTGGCGCCAACGAGGGTAGAACCATCTTCCATAGTAACGTACACCGTATCTTTCGTGAAAATTCTGTTCTTTTTCTGATCCCAGTAAATACTCTGCATTGCGAATCGCTGACCTTCATTGGTGGTAATTCTTACATCACCTTTGGCTTCGTAGAATTTTTTATATTCAAAAATACGGGCATATTTAGCGGTAATTTTACCCGGTACCTTTGGCTTCTTTTTATCGTAAAATTCGATCATGATGCCTTTTCTGGCTACAATATATGGGCTATCTATCAGCT
Protein-coding sequences here:
- a CDS encoding SRPBCC family protein, which produces MNLEGRKIIVNKSSKELSEILKYPENYKDFMPDGLQKFETRDNGFKFGLQGMPEIALKIDEVDEQKAVLKSASSSLDFSLTATLNPVSENQTEVQMLFEGKFNPFIKMMVEKPLQNFINTLTDKIEAYK
- a CDS encoding NUDIX hydrolase codes for the protein MYKVFVNEKKLLLSKHPGNLEKELRYESFTTLEIALDLLENTSVKELNVFGENIEEIWDEFQKLFRIIEAAGGLVNNPEGDLLFIKRLGKWDLPKGKMEKGESREESAVREIEEETGLKDVELVKFINTTYHIYIERNGEKILKCTHWFEMNFNGEDTSKPQIEEGITEVAWKNTTQIEDEVFPSTFQNIKLIVEEFWNSK
- the lptC gene encoding LPS export ABC transporter periplasmic protein LptC; amino-acid sequence: MNFSNKISYKNIACLFSCAIFFILTSCEEDLTKANGNKSKNFPSQIINNANIIQRDSGFISLKAKAKIIEKYELIDSPYIVARKGIMIEFYDKKKPKVPGKITAKYARIFEYKKFYEAKGDVRITTNEGQRFAMQSIYWDQKKNRIFTKDTVYVTMEDGSTLVGANGMTAKDDFSEYTFFNNSGDFSTKRLEEKKTPQ
- a CDS encoding anhydro-N-acetylmuramic acid kinase; this translates as MRVQAIGLMSGTSLDGLDICFAAFEKNNGWNFQILYAETISYSEEWEKKLRNSIHLSSEELLELHSEYGFYLGQKVREFIDRNHLQNIDLIASHGHTVFHQPKKKFTLQIGDGRAIRIEAGLPVVYDFRSQDVLMGGNGAPLVPIGDELLFSEYDACLNLGGFSNISLKQNNRRIAFDIAPVNIVLNKLARKFNKNFDENGDLARIGTLNEILLEKLNTLDFYSQPHPKSLGIEWCNEFIFPLLENIQAEDAITTFTEHVAQQISNIINQNSLKNVLCTGGGSYNTCLIEKIREKTESRIIIPEKDILEHKEALIFAFMGVLRMNNEINVLSSATGSAEDHCSGVLA